The Desulfovibrio sp. ZJ209 nucleotide sequence GCAGCGACCGCCGGTGGCTGCGACCGGATGGCGGCGCGAAGCGCCGTGCCCGTTGGCGAGCAAAGCGAGCCCTACGGGCATCGACAGCAGCGATGGTGCCGGAAGAATCCTCCGCCGTTACTCCTCCCCCCTGCTGCCGCGCCAGAGGCGCAAGGCGAGGGCCACGGCCGCGCCGCCGAAGATGCTGGCCCATGGCCAGAGCCAGCGCCAATCCTGTGGCAAGGGCCATGCGCCGCCAAAGCTCGGCGGCAGGATGAGCAGCAGGATGGTCGCCATGGCGCCCAGCGCCGCGGCCGTGGCGTACCACGACTGCTCCACGAAGCGGGCGGTGTCGCCCAGGGCCGTGTCGCGCACGAAGCCCGGCGCGAGGCCGGCCAGAAGGCCCAGCGCCAGCGCGCCCGTGGCGCCGATCTCGCGCAGGGCGCAGAACACGCCCAGTGAGGTGGCGAGGAAAAGCCCCAGGCTGTCCAGCCAGAAAAAGAGGCCGCGCCCGCCGAGCGCCCCGGAAGCGCCCGTGCGCTTGCGCGCCAGCGCCGCGGCCCCGGCCGCTGCCAGCGCCCCGAGGAGCGCCCCGGCCAGCGCCGGCCCGGGCAGCTCGCCCAAGACGAGGCGCGTGCCGGCTGTCCCGTGGAGCAGGGTCTCGCGCGTGAGGCCGGCCATGAGCCCGCAAAGACAGCCCAGAACCACGGCCCCGGTGAAGTGCGCGCCGAAGCCCCGCGCCCGCCAGGCGGCGGCAGCGGAGAGAAGCACGGCGCAGGCCGCGTCCAGCAGCTCCACCAGAAGGGCCGTCGCCTCGGTCACTTGGCGAGGCCCACG carries:
- a CDS encoding TRIC cation channel family protein, which codes for MTEATALLVELLDAACAVLLSAAAAWRARGFGAHFTGAVVLGCLCGLMAGLTRETLLHGTAGTRLVLGELPGPALAGALLGALAAAGAAALARKRTGASGALGGRGLFFWLDSLGLFLATSLGVFCALREIGATGALALGLLAGLAPGFVRDTALGDTARFVEQSWYATAAALGAMATILLLILPPSFGGAWPLPQDWRWLWPWASIFGGAAVALALRLWRGSRGEE